The Triticum dicoccoides isolate Atlit2015 ecotype Zavitan chromosome 6A, WEW_v2.0, whole genome shotgun sequence genome has a window encoding:
- the LOC119317148 gene encoding formin-like protein 14, translating to MSICARMDAPRGGALGKRKEREYSSSSEQRQPLFPPPPPPPGRQELLRNKPHQLSRFANKPPTMPTPPPQGGSSKLLAGYLAHEFLKFGTLLGERPPAPGRKETATPAPAPTPDPARRYAEASMLLMAGGTRIPGVFNPTQLGCWLRIKE from the coding sequence ATGTCGATCTGCGCGAGGATGGACGCGCCGCGCGGCGGCGCGCTCGGGAAGCGGAAGGAGCGGGAGTACTCGTCTTCGTCGGAGCAGCGGCAGCCGCtgttcccgccgccgccgccgccgcccgggagaCAGGAGCTGCTGCGCAACAAGCCGCACCAACTGTCGCGGTTCGCCAACAAGCCGCCTACCATGCCGACGCCACCTCCCCAGGGCGGGAGCAGCAAGCTGCTCGCCGGGTACCTGGCGCACGAGTTCCTCAAGTTCGGCACGCTCCTCGGGGAGCGGCCCCCCGCGCCGGGCCGGAAGGAGACCGCCACGCCCGCGCCCGCACCAACACCTGACCCCGCGAGGAGGTACGCCGAGGCGTCGATGCTGCTCATGGCGGGCGGCACCCGCATCCCCGGGGTTTTCAACCCGACGCAGCTCGGCTGCTGGCTCCGGATTAAGGAGTGA